In Mytilus trossulus isolate FHL-02 chromosome 14, PNRI_Mtr1.1.1.hap1, whole genome shotgun sequence, a genomic segment contains:
- the LOC134696212 gene encoding glycine receptor subunit alpha-2-like isoform X1, with product MFKEIGSISRILFNQDYYRNNMTEAGMLCKMNILLIACILNCLSFSRYFVMGLNQTNVQRVNTADNDTMIRENILENILSKYDKRFPPLYNKAQPVEVKVQIYVVGIFGIDEAQMKYSMSMYLRQQWTDSRLKYDAPAGLTKIELDNEIKKEIWVPDLSFMTDMDTKVHQVTLPNKMMFLYPDGFVSYSTRVTGTFTCFMQLHNFPFDDQSCVFEMESYGFTAATVSFRWDEPGMSFKDGIVHSQFEIGAAKTYLCDREYPSGNYTCIGLTLPLKRRYGFYIIQVFAPSMLIVVLSWVSFWLNIDAAPARVSLGILTVLTISTNGNLSVGMSQQVSYIRAIDIWNSVCLFLVFGAMVEYAYVCVIARVQQRRKRERLHSNISLNGLADIENGKITEKVTEQHQIDKDRENARKIDKISRITFPLAFVVFNVIYWVYYLS from the exons AAATAACATGACAGAGGCAGGAATGTTGTGCAAAATGAACATTTTACTAATAGCTTGTATCCTGAACTGCCTGAGTTTCTCCAGATATTTTGTTATGGGATTGAATCAAACAAACGTTCAAAG agtaaATACAGCCGATAATGATACAATGATCAG AGAGAATATCCTAGAGAACATTTTATCGAAATATGACAAAAGATTTCCACCGCTTTACAATAAAG CACAACCAGTAGAAGTTAAAGTCCAAATCTATGTTGTTGGAATCTTTGGAATTGATGAAGCGCAGATG AAATATTCCATGAGTATGTACCTCCGACAACAATGGACTGATTCCAGGCTGAAATATGATGCGCCAGCGGGTTTAACTAAGATAGAGCTGGACAATGAAATCAAAAAGGAAATATGGGTACCAGACTTATCTTTTATGACGGATATGGATACTAAAGTTCATCAAGTAACACTGCCtaataaaatgatgtttttatatcCAGATGGATTTGTGTCATACAGTACGAG AGTTACAGGAACATTTACTTGTTTTATGCAGTTACATAATTTTCCATTTGATGATCAATCATGTGTGTTTGAGATGGAAAGCT ATGGATTCACTGCTGCAACTGTATCCTTTAGATGGGATGAGCCTGGAATGTCTTTTAAAGATGGCATTGTTCATAGTCAGTTTGAAATTGGGGCTGCCAAAACGTACTTGTGTGACAGAGAGTATCCTTCAG gaAATTATACGTGTATTGGTTTGACGCTACCTTTAAAAAGACGATATGGTTTTTATATCATACAAGTGTTTGCACCATCGATGTTGATTGTTGTGTTGTCATGGGTATCTTTCTGGCTAAATATAGATGCAGCACCTGCAAGAGTTTCTCTAGGAATATTGACAGTTTTGACAATATCAACGAATGGTAATCTTAGTGTTGGTATGTCGCAACAAGTTTCTTACATCAGGGCTATAGACATTTGGAATTCCGTTTGCCTGTTCCTAGTTTTTGGTGCAATGGTGGAGTATGCATACGTTTGTGTTATTGCGCGTGTGCAACAAAGACGGAAACGTGAGCGCCTccattcaaatatttcattgaatGGTTTAGCGGATATTGAAAATGGCAAA atTACAGAAAAAGTAACTGAGCAACATCAAATAGACAAAGATAGGGAGAACGCAAGAAAGATAGACAAAATTTCTCGAATTACTTTTCCTTTagcttttgttgtttttaacgTTATTTATTGGGTGTATTATTTGAGCTAA
- the LOC134696067 gene encoding neuronal acetylcholine receptor subunit beta-3-like isoform X1, protein MDLAVCLFILNIFIKRCLGAFNGEATLMDHILSGYNPAARPRINATESVMVDVGFYLTRLDHTDLRNNKMITTGWMVVRWNDDFLRWNATDFNNISKIIVPTAKVWKPDLALDNSADDLYTSIYNSAFQVVIYSNGSMMWEPGGSFSTVCYFDIRSYPFDHQTCEIIFTSWHYTLDMLNLSCSGNINKDTFWRNGEWEIEHTKLIRREWSSGGNTLEDIYPEIVIQIHMRRKILYYIINIVLPCFFMSLLVLMVFHLPPDAGEKVSLGVTVLLAFSVFQLMIAESVPSTSDATPMLEIYLLFFMAESTFSVAVSVIVLNLHLRTEYKPPPNWLRKLVLHWMAKMLFMNVSEANKVHPENKDSAHSKDFASSSIPEVHVDRKESKIISNFHTYHTHEPHPQELHTHELHTHDQHIHEVHSNELHIHEPHQHEQHLHEPHQHEQHLHELHTHELHPPTINIGESHSADSGMKDHSSSHFHTVHSPISTKVHFDEHSNMAPQLEKSALRVMKSLANLDHVPKNQSRIEFMKLIKDTYRDLCQQRADDELDQFFENEWKRIARVVDRFFFLITSMFIVISSIAIFAVIPYGHSD, encoded by the exons ATGGACTTAGCAGTTTGCCTTTTCATCTTGAACATCTTCATCAAAAGATGTTTAg GTGCGTTCAATGGGGAAGCAACTCTTATGGATCACATACTGTCTGGATATAACCCAGCTGCTAGACCTAGAATAAACGCTACAGAATCAGTTATGGTCGATGTAGGATTCTACTTAACTCGTCTTGATCACACG GATTTGCGgaataataaaatgataacaACAGGCTGGATGGTTGTG AGATGGAATGACGATTTTCTCAGATGGAACGCAACAGATTTCAACaatataagtaaaataataGTCCCTACAGCTAAAGTTTGGAAACCAGACCTTGCTCTAGATAACAG tgCTGACGACTTGTACACATCCATATACAACAGTGCATTCCAAGTTGTGATATACAGTAATGGATCAATGATGTGGGAGCCCGGTGGTTCATTCAGCACTGtatgttattttgatattaggTCATACCCTTTTGATCATCAAACATGTGAGATCATCTTTACAAGCTGGCATTACACTTTAGACATGTTAAACTTGTCATGCAGTGGAAACATTAACAAAGATACGTTTTGGCGGAATGGAGAATGGGAAATAGAGCATACCAAGCTAATCAGACGAGAATGGTCGTCTGGAGGGAATACACTGGAGGATATATACCCAGAG atTGTCATCCAGATTCACATGCGCCGGAAGATCCTGTATTACATCATCAACATTGTACTGCCATGCTTCTTTATGTCACTCCTAGTATTAATGGTGTTCCACTTGCCACCGGATGCTGGGGAAAAGGTTTCACTTGGCGTTACTGTGCTGCTTGCATTTTCAGTGTTTCAGTTGATGATTGCTGAGAGTGTTCCATCTACATCTGATGCTACGCCAATGCTTG aaatatatttgcTGTTCTTCATGGCTGAATCCACGTTTTCTGTTGCCGTATCAGTAATTGTATTGAACCTTCATCTTAGAACTGAATATAAACCCCCTCCTAATTGGTTAAGAAAACTTGTTCTGCATTGGATGGCGAAAATGTTATTCATGAATGTCAGTGAAGCAAACAAAGTACATCCGGAAAACAAAGATTCCGCCCACTCAAAAGATTTTGCCTCAAGTTCGATACCTGAAGTTCACGTTGACAGGAAAGAAAGTAAGATTATTAGCAACTTTCATACATATCATACGCACGAACCGCACCCACAAGAACTGCATACGCATGAACTGCATACGCATGATCAGCATATTCATGAAGTGCATTCGAATGAACTTCATATTCATGAACCGCATCAGCATGAACAGCATCTGCATGAACCCCATCAGCATGAACAACATCTGCATGAACTGCATACGCATGAACTACATCCACCCACCATAAACATTGGTGAATCACATTCAGCTGACTCTGGAATGAAAGACCATTCAAGTTCACATTTTCATACGGTGCATTCCCCAATATCTACTAAAGTACATTTCGATGAGCATTCAAATATGGCTCCTCAACTAGAAAAGTCGGCGTTAAGAGTTATGAAAAGTCTTGCCAATTTAGACCATGTACCAAAGAACCAGTCTCGCATTGAATTCATGAAGCTGATAAAGGATACTTACAGAGATTTGTGTCAACAACGCGCAGACGATGAACTAGATcagttttttgaaaatgaatggaAGAGGATAGCCAGGGTTGTCGACCGGTTCTTCTTTCTTATAACATCAATGTTTATTGTTATATCATCTATTGCAATATTTGCTGTAATACCATATGGTCATTCTGATTAA
- the LOC134696067 gene encoding neuronal acetylcholine receptor subunit beta-3-like isoform X2, which produces MITTGWMVVRWNDDFLRWNATDFNNISKIIVPTAKVWKPDLALDNSADDLYTSIYNSAFQVVIYSNGSMMWEPGGSFSTVCYFDIRSYPFDHQTCEIIFTSWHYTLDMLNLSCSGNINKDTFWRNGEWEIEHTKLIRREWSSGGNTLEDIYPEIVIQIHMRRKILYYIINIVLPCFFMSLLVLMVFHLPPDAGEKVSLGVTVLLAFSVFQLMIAESVPSTSDATPMLEIYLLFFMAESTFSVAVSVIVLNLHLRTEYKPPPNWLRKLVLHWMAKMLFMNVSEANKVHPENKDSAHSKDFASSSIPEVHVDRKESKIISNFHTYHTHEPHPQELHTHELHTHDQHIHEVHSNELHIHEPHQHEQHLHEPHQHEQHLHELHTHELHPPTINIGESHSADSGMKDHSSSHFHTVHSPISTKVHFDEHSNMAPQLEKSALRVMKSLANLDHVPKNQSRIEFMKLIKDTYRDLCQQRADDELDQFFENEWKRIARVVDRFFFLITSMFIVISSIAIFAVIPYGHSD; this is translated from the exons atgataacaACAGGCTGGATGGTTGTG AGATGGAATGACGATTTTCTCAGATGGAACGCAACAGATTTCAACaatataagtaaaataataGTCCCTACAGCTAAAGTTTGGAAACCAGACCTTGCTCTAGATAACAG tgCTGACGACTTGTACACATCCATATACAACAGTGCATTCCAAGTTGTGATATACAGTAATGGATCAATGATGTGGGAGCCCGGTGGTTCATTCAGCACTGtatgttattttgatattaggTCATACCCTTTTGATCATCAAACATGTGAGATCATCTTTACAAGCTGGCATTACACTTTAGACATGTTAAACTTGTCATGCAGTGGAAACATTAACAAAGATACGTTTTGGCGGAATGGAGAATGGGAAATAGAGCATACCAAGCTAATCAGACGAGAATGGTCGTCTGGAGGGAATACACTGGAGGATATATACCCAGAG atTGTCATCCAGATTCACATGCGCCGGAAGATCCTGTATTACATCATCAACATTGTACTGCCATGCTTCTTTATGTCACTCCTAGTATTAATGGTGTTCCACTTGCCACCGGATGCTGGGGAAAAGGTTTCACTTGGCGTTACTGTGCTGCTTGCATTTTCAGTGTTTCAGTTGATGATTGCTGAGAGTGTTCCATCTACATCTGATGCTACGCCAATGCTTG aaatatatttgcTGTTCTTCATGGCTGAATCCACGTTTTCTGTTGCCGTATCAGTAATTGTATTGAACCTTCATCTTAGAACTGAATATAAACCCCCTCCTAATTGGTTAAGAAAACTTGTTCTGCATTGGATGGCGAAAATGTTATTCATGAATGTCAGTGAAGCAAACAAAGTACATCCGGAAAACAAAGATTCCGCCCACTCAAAAGATTTTGCCTCAAGTTCGATACCTGAAGTTCACGTTGACAGGAAAGAAAGTAAGATTATTAGCAACTTTCATACATATCATACGCACGAACCGCACCCACAAGAACTGCATACGCATGAACTGCATACGCATGATCAGCATATTCATGAAGTGCATTCGAATGAACTTCATATTCATGAACCGCATCAGCATGAACAGCATCTGCATGAACCCCATCAGCATGAACAACATCTGCATGAACTGCATACGCATGAACTACATCCACCCACCATAAACATTGGTGAATCACATTCAGCTGACTCTGGAATGAAAGACCATTCAAGTTCACATTTTCATACGGTGCATTCCCCAATATCTACTAAAGTACATTTCGATGAGCATTCAAATATGGCTCCTCAACTAGAAAAGTCGGCGTTAAGAGTTATGAAAAGTCTTGCCAATTTAGACCATGTACCAAAGAACCAGTCTCGCATTGAATTCATGAAGCTGATAAAGGATACTTACAGAGATTTGTGTCAACAACGCGCAGACGATGAACTAGATcagttttttgaaaatgaatggaAGAGGATAGCCAGGGTTGTCGACCGGTTCTTCTTTCTTATAACATCAATGTTTATTGTTATATCATCTATTGCAATATTTGCTGTAATACCATATGGTCATTCTGATTAA
- the LOC134696212 gene encoding glycine receptor subunit alpha-2-like isoform X2, whose protein sequence is MTEAGMLCKMNILLIACILNCLSFSRYFVMGLNQTNVQRVNTADNDTMIRENILENILSKYDKRFPPLYNKAQPVEVKVQIYVVGIFGIDEAQMKYSMSMYLRQQWTDSRLKYDAPAGLTKIELDNEIKKEIWVPDLSFMTDMDTKVHQVTLPNKMMFLYPDGFVSYSTRVTGTFTCFMQLHNFPFDDQSCVFEMESYGFTAATVSFRWDEPGMSFKDGIVHSQFEIGAAKTYLCDREYPSGNYTCIGLTLPLKRRYGFYIIQVFAPSMLIVVLSWVSFWLNIDAAPARVSLGILTVLTISTNGNLSVGMSQQVSYIRAIDIWNSVCLFLVFGAMVEYAYVCVIARVQQRRKRERLHSNISLNGLADIENGKITEKVTEQHQIDKDRENARKIDKISRITFPLAFVVFNVIYWVYYLS, encoded by the exons ATGACAGAGGCAGGAATGTTGTGCAAAATGAACATTTTACTAATAGCTTGTATCCTGAACTGCCTGAGTTTCTCCAGATATTTTGTTATGGGATTGAATCAAACAAACGTTCAAAG agtaaATACAGCCGATAATGATACAATGATCAG AGAGAATATCCTAGAGAACATTTTATCGAAATATGACAAAAGATTTCCACCGCTTTACAATAAAG CACAACCAGTAGAAGTTAAAGTCCAAATCTATGTTGTTGGAATCTTTGGAATTGATGAAGCGCAGATG AAATATTCCATGAGTATGTACCTCCGACAACAATGGACTGATTCCAGGCTGAAATATGATGCGCCAGCGGGTTTAACTAAGATAGAGCTGGACAATGAAATCAAAAAGGAAATATGGGTACCAGACTTATCTTTTATGACGGATATGGATACTAAAGTTCATCAAGTAACACTGCCtaataaaatgatgtttttatatcCAGATGGATTTGTGTCATACAGTACGAG AGTTACAGGAACATTTACTTGTTTTATGCAGTTACATAATTTTCCATTTGATGATCAATCATGTGTGTTTGAGATGGAAAGCT ATGGATTCACTGCTGCAACTGTATCCTTTAGATGGGATGAGCCTGGAATGTCTTTTAAAGATGGCATTGTTCATAGTCAGTTTGAAATTGGGGCTGCCAAAACGTACTTGTGTGACAGAGAGTATCCTTCAG gaAATTATACGTGTATTGGTTTGACGCTACCTTTAAAAAGACGATATGGTTTTTATATCATACAAGTGTTTGCACCATCGATGTTGATTGTTGTGTTGTCATGGGTATCTTTCTGGCTAAATATAGATGCAGCACCTGCAAGAGTTTCTCTAGGAATATTGACAGTTTTGACAATATCAACGAATGGTAATCTTAGTGTTGGTATGTCGCAACAAGTTTCTTACATCAGGGCTATAGACATTTGGAATTCCGTTTGCCTGTTCCTAGTTTTTGGTGCAATGGTGGAGTATGCATACGTTTGTGTTATTGCGCGTGTGCAACAAAGACGGAAACGTGAGCGCCTccattcaaatatttcattgaatGGTTTAGCGGATATTGAAAATGGCAAA atTACAGAAAAAGTAACTGAGCAACATCAAATAGACAAAGATAGGGAGAACGCAAGAAAGATAGACAAAATTTCTCGAATTACTTTTCCTTTagcttttgttgtttttaacgTTATTTATTGGGTGTATTATTTGAGCTAA